Proteins encoded together in one Lathyrus oleraceus cultivar Zhongwan6 chromosome 5, CAAS_Psat_ZW6_1.0, whole genome shotgun sequence window:
- the LOC127079017 gene encoding uncharacterized protein LOC127079017, translating to MIEGDFPDSAEIAQALCMKKDLIESTLRIKGNTQGLSSKFLFEKAIMFSNNGSWDAFYASFSLLIYGLVLFPSVEGFVDKTSITIFISQNPIPTLLVDVFFSFQWRNMKKGGTINYCIPLLHKWIMSHLLKRGPFVDNVGALKWSQRLTLLDAEDVVWYNHDYLGVELISRCGEFPNVPLVSTKGGLIKYNHVLSLCQLGYPLKEKPEDRLLEELLLAEGVENPDLMKKVRRAWGKIRRIGKKELGKQLCTTTILYANWVK from the coding sequence ATGATTGAAGGTGATTTCCCGGATTCTGCCGAGATAGCTCAGGCTTTATGTATGAAGAAGGATTTGATTGAATCCACTCTCCGAATTAAGGGTAACACTCAGGGCCTTTCGTCTAAGTTCCTGTTCGAGAAAGCCATTATGTTTTCCAACAACGGAAGTTGGGACGCCTTCTATGCCAGCTTTTCCCTACTCATTTATGGTCTGGTTTTATTCCCAAGTGTCGAAGGTTTTGTTGATAAGACCTCCATCACCATCTTCATTTCCCAGAACCCAATTCCTACCTTGTTAGTTGATGTTTTCTTCTCTTTCCAATGGAGAAACATGAAGAAGGGTGGAACTATCAATTATTGCATTCCTCTACTTCACAAGTGGATCATGTCCCACTTACTGAAGAGAGGACCATTTGTTGATAATGTGGGTGCTTTGAAATGGTCACAAAGGTTGACGTTGTTAGATGCTGAAGACGTCGTCTGGTATAACCATGATTATTTGGGGGTAGAGCTGATCTCCCGTTGTGGGGAGTTTCCGAATGTTCCGCTCGTCAGCACTAAAGGGGGTTTGATCAAATATAACCATGTTCTCTCATTGTGTCAGTTGGGGTATCCACTCAAGGAAAAACCTGAGGACCGCCTATTGGAAGAACTACTTTTAGCTGAAGGGGTTGAAAATCCGGATCTAATGAAGAAAGTGCGCAGAGCCTGGGGCAAGATACGGCGTATTGGAAAGAAAGAACTGGGCAAACAACTTTGTACCACAACAATATTGTATGCTAATTGGGTGAAGTAA